A stretch of the Carassius carassius chromosome 6, fCarCar2.1, whole genome shotgun sequence genome encodes the following:
- the LOC132142491 gene encoding ras-associated and pleckstrin homology domains-containing protein 1-like isoform X3: protein MEQVSDDELDHAAEEDSDKEDQDLDQMFGTWLGELDKLTQSLDDGCLEKMQKAPLRQETNLANFSYRFSMYNINEAINQGETVDLDALMADLCSIEQELSTIGKPMSKTSDGKSRQRPTGRSASTKHTGGGSSGGSTSSSTRASPASTVRAGSSQSRPLASNISLDDITAQLEKASLSMDEAARQTSQSSSSSSTSYSSATLSHPPSHSHHRRTGSVGTVSDQEVHSIGHSSRSSINSASASSMDSLDIRGQENDVQSQNQNQSQTSTEHSYLDRETSLILKNIAGKPSHLLTKEEQAAKAKAEKIRVALEKIKEAQVKKLVIRVHMSDESSKTMMVDERQTVRQVLDSLLDKSHCGYSPDWALVETIPELQMERIFEDHENLVENLLNWTRDSQNKLLFIERIEKDALFKNPQNYLLGRKESSEMADRNKEALLEECFCGSSVSVPEIEGVLWLKEDGKKSWKKRYFLLRASGIYFVPKGKAKASRDLVCFLQLDHVNVYYGQEYRSKYKAPTDYCLVLKHPQIQKKSQYIKYLCCDDVRTLHQWVNGIRIAKYGKQLYVNYQEAMKRTEAAYDWSSLSSTSIKSGTSSVSIPESQSHSSQADSGMSDGTSSSHARSQSVVSSIFSEAWKRGTQIEESTRARPESIRSTHSSYSSHSSHHVPQQQLSHPQQQSHPYSVPLSHGSVNQPPTQAQVPPQATLAPQPPPPPPPPPISNIPHHATPTVFAKYSTITRLQNATQATIHHKPQTQVQQQVPPVPLASKPQSNNVPPGANIPPPPPPPPPAPMPPPGSAMAVLKLGPPAPATVLQSYHPPSPSSPPPPPPPPIMPMQSQSLPLSPPIMPMQTQPLPPPPPIMSLQSQPLPPPPSIMPLQSQPLPPHPPIMHVQSQPLPPPPSIMPVQSQPLPSPPALVPIQSQPLPPPQPIVPIQSQTFPPPPPPLQANGLSPPPPPFTVQESFISNGHKQVLAHKFPSVPQDVIPPANQIHYPPPPPPPPSAPTLPPQQHAAPNPPPPPPSATMQLPIHPAVLPKTFTGGFPPLTAPKPSYGILPASPVPPSPQTPVPPPPPPPLPNAPLKNPPTLPKQHSISKTLPFSSQTSSVPSLVKQLASQFPVASPATTNQTESQSHKAPQSPPAVKAKPKWQPVGQGQQQQRSPEFPLPPPESTLAFPSPATPTPPPPPPLPMSGSPIRKSPSGPSAGVKKPPLPPPESTLAFLSPPTPPPPPPPPPLPMSGSLIRKSPSGSSAGVKKPPPTPQRNTSAKYNASVDYQESCRNLVSKFNPSSASSTTTSSSSTSKDLSTSPRAPPKPGKLNLVNLPLVLQNKLNQNHQSTADFPSPPPPGNDIFPPPPQESDLPPLPPLPGDPNGLSPKVAVVNPQPQPTWGKSSMRKTQPHPSIHCNNTFRESPSLSPPSIQGGPIPPSSKGNTQPNFLEDLNKTLKRKSLRVSGDKLDPVTTMDDMALPPPPPELLHDQLRHSGSGFMSGNISGYATLRRGPPPAPPKRDHSTKLTN, encoded by the exons ATGGAGCAGGTATCAGATGATGAGTTGGACCATGCTGCTGAAGAAGACAGCGATAAGGAGGACCAGGATCTGGACCAGATGTTTGGCACCTGGTTGGGAGAACTGGACAAACTCACACAG AGTTTGGATGATGGGTGTCTAGAGAAAATGCAGAAAGCTCCACTCAGACAGGAAACAAACCTTGCCAACTTCTCTTACCGTTTCTCTATGTACAACATCAACG AAGCCATTAACCAAGGTGAGACAGTGGACCTGGATGCCCTCATGGCTGACCTGTGTTCAATAGAACAAGAGCTCAGCACTATCGGCAAACCCATGAGCAAGACCTCAGATGGCAAATCTAGGCAAAGACCCACAGGCCGCTCGGCCAGCACCAAACACACCGGAGGGGGCAGTAGCGGAGGAAGCACCAGCAGCAGCACCAGAGCTTCTCCTGCTTCCACCGTACGCGCTGGCAGCAGCCAGTCACGGCCCCTGGCCTCCAACATCTCCCTGGATGACATCACCGCTCAGCTAGAAAAGGCCTCCCTGAGCATGGACGAGGCAGCAAGGCAGACTTCTCAATCTTCCTCGTCATCCTCCACCTCATATTCATCTGCAACTCTGTCTCACCCGCCTTCTCACTCACATCATCGCCGCACAGGATCGGTTGGTACGGTCAGTGACCAGGAAGTGCACTCGATCGGTCATTCATCCAGGTCGAGCATCAATTCTGCCTCGGCATCCAGCATGGACTCGCTGGACATTCGAGGGCAGGAGAATGATGTGCAGTCACAGAATCAGAACCAAAGCCAGACTAGCACAgag CACTCGTATCTGGACAGGGAGACCTCTCTGATTCTGAAAAACATTGCAGGAAAACCCTCTCACCTGCTGACCAAG GAGGAGCAGGCGGCCAAAGCGAAGGCTGAGAAAATCCGTGTGGCACTAGAGAAAATTAAAGAAGCCCAGGTGAAAAAG CTGGTGATACGTGTACACATGTCAGATGAGAGCTCAAAGACCATGATGGTGGATGAGAGGCAGACAGTCAGGCAGGTGCTGGACAGTCTGCTGGATAAATCTCACTGCGGTTACAGTCCGGACTGGGCTCTGGTTGAGACCATCCCTGAGCTACAGATGG AGAGAATTTTTGAAGACCATGAGAACCTGGTGGAGAACTTGCTCAACTGGACCAGAGACAGCCAAAACAAACTCCTGTTCATTGAACGGATTGAAAAGGATGCACTTTTCAAAAATCCACAG AACTATTTACTTGGGAGGAAGGAGTCCTCTGAGATGGCAGACAGAAACAAGGAGGCATTGCTGGAG GAATGTTTTTGTGGAAGCTCAGTGTCTGTTCCTGAAATCGAGGGAGTGTTGTGGTTGAAGGAAGATGGCAAAAAGTCTTGGAAGAAGCGCTACTTTCTTCTGAGGGCATCTGGCATCTATTTTGTGCCAAAGGGCAAAGCCAAG GCTTCAAGGGATTTGGTGTGCTTCCTGCAGTTGGACCATGTTAATGTTTATTATGGTCAGGAATACCGGAGCAAGTACAAGGCCCCCACTGACTACTGCCTGGTCCTCAAG CACCCTCAGATCCAGAAGAAGTCACAGTATATCAAATACTTATGCTGTGATGATGTCAGAACTCTACACCAATGGGTCAATGGCATTCGTATTGCTAAG tatgggaAGCAATTGTATGTGAACTATCAGGAAGCCATGAAGCGCACTGAGGCTGCCTATGACTGGTCTTCTCTCTCCAGCACCAGCATCAAGTCAGGAACAAGCTCAGTCAGTATACCTG AGTCACAGTCACACTCCAGCCAGGCAGACAGTGGTATGTCAGATGGTACTTCATCCTCCCATGCCCGCTCCCAGAGTGTAGTCAGTTCAATCTTCTCTGAGGCATGGAAGAGAGGGACTCAAATAGAGGAGAGCACAAGG GCAAGGCCAGAATCAATCCGTTCTACCCATTCAAGCTATAGCAGCCATTCTTCTCATCATGTGCCTCAACAGCAGCTTTCACACCCACAGCAACAGTCACATCCATATTCAGTTCCACTGTCACATGGAAGTGTCAATCAGCCACCGACACAGGCACAAGTACCACCCCAGGCAACTCTAGCCCCACAACCACCTCCTCCACCACCCCCTCCTCCAATTTCCAATATCCCCCACCATGCCACACCTACAGTGTTCGCCAAATACAGCACTATCACTCGGCTTCAGAATGCCACTCAGGCCACAATTCACCACAAGCCTCAGACTCAAGTACAGCAGCAAGTGCCACCTGTCCCACTGGCCTCCAAACCACAATCAAACAATGTTCCCCCAGGGGCTAACATCCCAccccctcctcctccacctccacctgcCCCAATGCCTCCACCTGGATCAGCCATGGCTGTTTTGAAACTTGGTCCTCCTGCCCCAGCAACAGTTCTTCAGTCCTACCATCCTCCTTCCCCCTCATCTCcacctccaccacctcctcctcccATAATGCCCATGCAGTCACAGTCTCTACCACTTTCACCTCCCATTATGCCAATGCAGACACAACCTTTACCACCTCCTCCTCCCATAATGTCCTTGCAGTCACAGCCTTTACCACCTCCTCCTTCCATAATGCCTTTGCAGTCACAGCCTTTACCACCTCATCCTCCCATAATGCATGTGCAGTCACAGCCTTTACCACCTCCTCCTTCCATAATGCCTGTGCAGTCACAGCCTTTACCATCTCCTCCAGCCTTAGTGCCAATCCAGTCACAACCCCTGCCACCTCCTCAACCCATAGTGCCAATCCAGTCACAGACTTTCCCACCTCCTCCACCCCCTCTGCAGGCTAATGGCCTTTCCCCTCCTCCGCCTCCCTTCACAGTACAGGAATCTTTCATATCCAATGGACACAAGCAGGTCCTTGCCCACAAATTTCCCAGTGTACCCCAGGATGTAATACCACCAGCCAATCAGATCCATTATCCTCCCCCTCCACCACCGCCACCATCAGCACCTACACTCCCTCCTCAACAGCATGCAGCTCCAAATCCACCACCACCGCCTCCATCAGCTACAATGCAGCTGCCAATTCATCCTGCAGTTTTGCCCAAAACTTTCACTGGTGGATTTCCACCCCTGACAGCACCAAAACCTTCGTATGGCATTCTTCCAGCATCCCCAGTACCTCCATCACCTCAAACTCCAgtaccaccaccaccacctcctcctctACCTAATGCACCACTGAAGAACCCACCTACACTACCCAAGCAACACAGCATCTCCAAGACACTACCCTTCTCCAGCCAAACCTCTTCAGTGCCATCTCTGGTTAAGCAGCTTGCTAGCCAGTTTCCTGTTGCATCTCCTGCAACGACCAATCAAACTGAGTCTCAAAGTCACAAAGCTCCCCAGTCCCCACCTGCAGTGAAGGCTAAACCAAAATGGCAGCCTGTAGGTCAAGGCCAGCAGCAACAGAGGTCACCTGAATTTCCACTGCCTCCTCCAGAGAGTACCCTTGCCTTTCCTTCACCTGCAACTCCGacaccaccacctcctcctcctcttcctatGTCAGGCTCCCCTATCAGGAAATCCCCCTCTGGCCCATCTGCAGGGGTCAAGAAACCTCCACTGCCTCCTCCAGAGAGTACCCTTGCTTTTCTTTCACCTCCAACTCcgccaccaccacctcctcctcctcctcttcctatGTCAGGCTCCCTTATCAGGAAATCCCCCTCTGGCTCATCTGCAGGGGTCAAGAAACCTCCACCGACTCCTCAGCGCAACACCAGTGCAAAGTACAATGCCTCTGTGGACTACCAGGAGTCCTGCAGGAACTTGGTGAGCAAGTTTAACCCCAGTTCTGCTTCATCTACAACAACCTCTAGTAGCTCAACCTCCAAAGATCTTTCTACAAGTCCCCGTGCACCCCCCAAACCAGGGAAGCTCAATCTGGTAAATCTTCCTTTGGTTTTGCAGAATAAATTGAATCAGAACCACCAATCGACTGCAGACTTCCCATCCCCTCCACCCCCAGGAAATGACATCTTCCCCCCTCCCCCACAGGAGTCTGACCTTCCTCCACTACCACCCCTTCCAGGTGATCCAAATGGTTTGTCTCCGAAGGTGGCTGTGGTCAATCCTCAGCCCCAGCCTACTTGGGGCAAGAGTTCCATGAGGAAGACACAACCTCATCCATCAATTCACTGTAACAATACTTTTAGAGAGTCTCCATCACTCTCACCACCTTCCATACAAGGGGGCCCTATTCCTCCTTCTTCCAAAGGCAACACACAGCCAAACTTCTTGGAGGACCTTAACAAGACACTGAAACGGAAGTCCTTACGAGTCTCTGGAGACAAATTGGACCCTGTGACCACAATGGATGACATGGCTTTGCCACCACCTCCACCTGAGCTTCTGCATGATCAATTGAGACACAGTGGTAGTGGCTTCATGTCCGGTAATATCTCAGGCTATGCAACGCTACGGCGAGGGCCGCCTCCTGCCCCTCCCAAGCGGGACCACAGCACCAAACTAACAAACTAG
- the LOC132142491 gene encoding ras-associated and pleckstrin homology domains-containing protein 1-like isoform X4 — translation MEQVSDDELDHAAEEDSDKEDQDLDQMFGTWLGELDKLTQSLDDGCLEKMQKAPLRQETNLANFSYRFSMYNINEAINQGETVDLDALMADLCSIEQELSTIGKPMSKTSDGKSRQRPTGRSASTKHTGGGSSGGSTSSSTRASPASTVRAGSSQSRPLASNISLDDITAQLEKASLSMDEAARQTSQSSSSSSTSYSSATLSHPPSHSHHRRTGSVGTVSDQEVHSIGHSSRSSINSASASSMDSLDIRGQENDVQSQNQNQSQTSTEEEQAAKAKAEKIRVALEKIKEAQVKKLVIRVHMSDESSKTMMVDERQTVRQVLDSLLDKSHCGYSPDWALVETIPELQMERIFEDHENLVENLLNWTRDSQNKLLFIERIEKDALFKNPQNYLLGRKESSEMADRNKEALLEECFCGSSVSVPEIEGVLWLKEDGKKSWKKRYFLLRASGIYFVPKGKAKASRDLVCFLQLDHVNVYYGQEYRSKYKAPTDYCLVLKHPQIQKKSQYIKYLCCDDVRTLHQWVNGIRIAKYGKQLYVNYQEAMKRTEAAYDWSSLSSTSIKSGTSSVSIPESQSHSSQADSGMSDGTSSSHARSQSVVSSIFSEAWKRGTQIEESTRARPESIRSTHSSYSSHSSHHVPQQQLSHPQQQSHPYSVPLSHGSVNQPPTQAQVPPQATLAPQPPPPPPPPPISNIPHHATPTVFAKYSTITRLQNATQATIHHKPQTQVQQQVPPVPLASKPQSNNVPPGANIPPPPPPPPPAPMPPPGSAMAVLKLGPPAPATVLQSYHPPSPSSPPPPPPPPIMPMQSQSLPLSPPIMPMQTQPLPPPPPIMSLQSQPLPPPPSIMPLQSQPLPPHPPIMHVQSQPLPPPPSIMPVQSQPLPSPPALVPIQSQPLPPPQPIVPIQSQTFPPPPPPLQANGLSPPPPPFTVQESFISNGHKQVLAHKFPSVPQDVIPPANQIHYPPPPPPPPSAPTLPPQQHAAPNPPPPPPSATMQLPIHPAVLPKTFTGGFPPLTAPKPSYGILPASPVPPSPQTPVPPPPPPPLPNAPLKNPPTLPKQHSISKTLPFSSQTSSVPSLVKQLASQFPVASPATTNQTESQSHKAPQSPPAVKAKPKWQPVGQGQQQQRSPEFPLPPPESTLAFPSPATPTPPPPPPLPMSGSPIRKSPSGPSAGVKKPPLPPPESTLAFLSPPTPPPPPPPPPLPMSGSLIRKSPSGSSAGVKKPPPTPQRNTSAKYNASVDYQESCRNLVSKFNPSSASSTTTSSSSTSKDLSTSPRAPPKPGKLNLVNLPLVLQNKLNQNHQSTADFPSPPPPGNDIFPPPPQESDLPPLPPLPGDPNGLSPKVAVVNPQPQPTWGKSSMRKTQPHPSIHCNNTFRESPSLSPPSIQGGPIPPSSKGNTQPNFLEDLNKTLKRKSLRVSGDKLDPVTTMDDMALPPPPPELLHDQLRHSGSGFMSGNISGYATLRRGPPPAPPKRDHSTKLTN, via the exons ATGGAGCAGGTATCAGATGATGAGTTGGACCATGCTGCTGAAGAAGACAGCGATAAGGAGGACCAGGATCTGGACCAGATGTTTGGCACCTGGTTGGGAGAACTGGACAAACTCACACAG AGTTTGGATGATGGGTGTCTAGAGAAAATGCAGAAAGCTCCACTCAGACAGGAAACAAACCTTGCCAACTTCTCTTACCGTTTCTCTATGTACAACATCAACG AAGCCATTAACCAAGGTGAGACAGTGGACCTGGATGCCCTCATGGCTGACCTGTGTTCAATAGAACAAGAGCTCAGCACTATCGGCAAACCCATGAGCAAGACCTCAGATGGCAAATCTAGGCAAAGACCCACAGGCCGCTCGGCCAGCACCAAACACACCGGAGGGGGCAGTAGCGGAGGAAGCACCAGCAGCAGCACCAGAGCTTCTCCTGCTTCCACCGTACGCGCTGGCAGCAGCCAGTCACGGCCCCTGGCCTCCAACATCTCCCTGGATGACATCACCGCTCAGCTAGAAAAGGCCTCCCTGAGCATGGACGAGGCAGCAAGGCAGACTTCTCAATCTTCCTCGTCATCCTCCACCTCATATTCATCTGCAACTCTGTCTCACCCGCCTTCTCACTCACATCATCGCCGCACAGGATCGGTTGGTACGGTCAGTGACCAGGAAGTGCACTCGATCGGTCATTCATCCAGGTCGAGCATCAATTCTGCCTCGGCATCCAGCATGGACTCGCTGGACATTCGAGGGCAGGAGAATGATGTGCAGTCACAGAATCAGAACCAAAGCCAGACTAGCACAgag GAGGAGCAGGCGGCCAAAGCGAAGGCTGAGAAAATCCGTGTGGCACTAGAGAAAATTAAAGAAGCCCAGGTGAAAAAG CTGGTGATACGTGTACACATGTCAGATGAGAGCTCAAAGACCATGATGGTGGATGAGAGGCAGACAGTCAGGCAGGTGCTGGACAGTCTGCTGGATAAATCTCACTGCGGTTACAGTCCGGACTGGGCTCTGGTTGAGACCATCCCTGAGCTACAGATGG AGAGAATTTTTGAAGACCATGAGAACCTGGTGGAGAACTTGCTCAACTGGACCAGAGACAGCCAAAACAAACTCCTGTTCATTGAACGGATTGAAAAGGATGCACTTTTCAAAAATCCACAG AACTATTTACTTGGGAGGAAGGAGTCCTCTGAGATGGCAGACAGAAACAAGGAGGCATTGCTGGAG GAATGTTTTTGTGGAAGCTCAGTGTCTGTTCCTGAAATCGAGGGAGTGTTGTGGTTGAAGGAAGATGGCAAAAAGTCTTGGAAGAAGCGCTACTTTCTTCTGAGGGCATCTGGCATCTATTTTGTGCCAAAGGGCAAAGCCAAG GCTTCAAGGGATTTGGTGTGCTTCCTGCAGTTGGACCATGTTAATGTTTATTATGGTCAGGAATACCGGAGCAAGTACAAGGCCCCCACTGACTACTGCCTGGTCCTCAAG CACCCTCAGATCCAGAAGAAGTCACAGTATATCAAATACTTATGCTGTGATGATGTCAGAACTCTACACCAATGGGTCAATGGCATTCGTATTGCTAAG tatgggaAGCAATTGTATGTGAACTATCAGGAAGCCATGAAGCGCACTGAGGCTGCCTATGACTGGTCTTCTCTCTCCAGCACCAGCATCAAGTCAGGAACAAGCTCAGTCAGTATACCTG AGTCACAGTCACACTCCAGCCAGGCAGACAGTGGTATGTCAGATGGTACTTCATCCTCCCATGCCCGCTCCCAGAGTGTAGTCAGTTCAATCTTCTCTGAGGCATGGAAGAGAGGGACTCAAATAGAGGAGAGCACAAGG GCAAGGCCAGAATCAATCCGTTCTACCCATTCAAGCTATAGCAGCCATTCTTCTCATCATGTGCCTCAACAGCAGCTTTCACACCCACAGCAACAGTCACATCCATATTCAGTTCCACTGTCACATGGAAGTGTCAATCAGCCACCGACACAGGCACAAGTACCACCCCAGGCAACTCTAGCCCCACAACCACCTCCTCCACCACCCCCTCCTCCAATTTCCAATATCCCCCACCATGCCACACCTACAGTGTTCGCCAAATACAGCACTATCACTCGGCTTCAGAATGCCACTCAGGCCACAATTCACCACAAGCCTCAGACTCAAGTACAGCAGCAAGTGCCACCTGTCCCACTGGCCTCCAAACCACAATCAAACAATGTTCCCCCAGGGGCTAACATCCCAccccctcctcctccacctccacctgcCCCAATGCCTCCACCTGGATCAGCCATGGCTGTTTTGAAACTTGGTCCTCCTGCCCCAGCAACAGTTCTTCAGTCCTACCATCCTCCTTCCCCCTCATCTCcacctccaccacctcctcctcccATAATGCCCATGCAGTCACAGTCTCTACCACTTTCACCTCCCATTATGCCAATGCAGACACAACCTTTACCACCTCCTCCTCCCATAATGTCCTTGCAGTCACAGCCTTTACCACCTCCTCCTTCCATAATGCCTTTGCAGTCACAGCCTTTACCACCTCATCCTCCCATAATGCATGTGCAGTCACAGCCTTTACCACCTCCTCCTTCCATAATGCCTGTGCAGTCACAGCCTTTACCATCTCCTCCAGCCTTAGTGCCAATCCAGTCACAACCCCTGCCACCTCCTCAACCCATAGTGCCAATCCAGTCACAGACTTTCCCACCTCCTCCACCCCCTCTGCAGGCTAATGGCCTTTCCCCTCCTCCGCCTCCCTTCACAGTACAGGAATCTTTCATATCCAATGGACACAAGCAGGTCCTTGCCCACAAATTTCCCAGTGTACCCCAGGATGTAATACCACCAGCCAATCAGATCCATTATCCTCCCCCTCCACCACCGCCACCATCAGCACCTACACTCCCTCCTCAACAGCATGCAGCTCCAAATCCACCACCACCGCCTCCATCAGCTACAATGCAGCTGCCAATTCATCCTGCAGTTTTGCCCAAAACTTTCACTGGTGGATTTCCACCCCTGACAGCACCAAAACCTTCGTATGGCATTCTTCCAGCATCCCCAGTACCTCCATCACCTCAAACTCCAgtaccaccaccaccacctcctcctctACCTAATGCACCACTGAAGAACCCACCTACACTACCCAAGCAACACAGCATCTCCAAGACACTACCCTTCTCCAGCCAAACCTCTTCAGTGCCATCTCTGGTTAAGCAGCTTGCTAGCCAGTTTCCTGTTGCATCTCCTGCAACGACCAATCAAACTGAGTCTCAAAGTCACAAAGCTCCCCAGTCCCCACCTGCAGTGAAGGCTAAACCAAAATGGCAGCCTGTAGGTCAAGGCCAGCAGCAACAGAGGTCACCTGAATTTCCACTGCCTCCTCCAGAGAGTACCCTTGCCTTTCCTTCACCTGCAACTCCGacaccaccacctcctcctcctcttcctatGTCAGGCTCCCCTATCAGGAAATCCCCCTCTGGCCCATCTGCAGGGGTCAAGAAACCTCCACTGCCTCCTCCAGAGAGTACCCTTGCTTTTCTTTCACCTCCAACTCcgccaccaccacctcctcctcctcctcttcctatGTCAGGCTCCCTTATCAGGAAATCCCCCTCTGGCTCATCTGCAGGGGTCAAGAAACCTCCACCGACTCCTCAGCGCAACACCAGTGCAAAGTACAATGCCTCTGTGGACTACCAGGAGTCCTGCAGGAACTTGGTGAGCAAGTTTAACCCCAGTTCTGCTTCATCTACAACAACCTCTAGTAGCTCAACCTCCAAAGATCTTTCTACAAGTCCCCGTGCACCCCCCAAACCAGGGAAGCTCAATCTGGTAAATCTTCCTTTGGTTTTGCAGAATAAATTGAATCAGAACCACCAATCGACTGCAGACTTCCCATCCCCTCCACCCCCAGGAAATGACATCTTCCCCCCTCCCCCACAGGAGTCTGACCTTCCTCCACTACCACCCCTTCCAGGTGATCCAAATGGTTTGTCTCCGAAGGTGGCTGTGGTCAATCCTCAGCCCCAGCCTACTTGGGGCAAGAGTTCCATGAGGAAGACACAACCTCATCCATCAATTCACTGTAACAATACTTTTAGAGAGTCTCCATCACTCTCACCACCTTCCATACAAGGGGGCCCTATTCCTCCTTCTTCCAAAGGCAACACACAGCCAAACTTCTTGGAGGACCTTAACAAGACACTGAAACGGAAGTCCTTACGAGTCTCTGGAGACAAATTGGACCCTGTGACCACAATGGATGACATGGCTTTGCCACCACCTCCACCTGAGCTTCTGCATGATCAATTGAGACACAGTGGTAGTGGCTTCATGTCCGGTAATATCTCAGGCTATGCAACGCTACGGCGAGGGCCGCCTCCTGCCCCTCCCAAGCGGGACCACAGCACCAAACTAACAAACTAG